In a genomic window of Roseiflexus castenholzii DSM 13941:
- a CDS encoding sensor histidine kinase gives MSIRTRLTLSYVSFFAIALLTLHTGLYLIVRGVLLNSVDNELRLGVEVLRRGFAESNQTPYGYFRDDQLRAILLRQPPVRDFEATSLYVQFFDADGDLVGRSPNIGEGDLAAALTLDEQRFARALDGAEQITTVAYGNVQIRELMAPLRFFNPVTRREETVGVLQVARSMAEIQYALRLLFYALTVGGVVVLLAAARGGAWLTRAAFRPIDEIAQTAQSIVRAEDLSRRIPVPPAADELQRLTITVNDLLARLEELFNHQRRFIADVSHELRTPLTAMQGNLEVLARGAARDPQLLNESLDDMRREVARLIRMVNDLLLLARSDAGIQIRRDPVELDTLLLETHRELRPLAGQVQLRIGEEDQAVVIGDRDRIKQALLNLGINAIQHTPPGGVVTLSLTIRDGHAALSVADTGYGIAPQDLPHIFERFYRADQSRCHNGGGAGLGLSIVRSVVEAHGGKVLVSSEPGKGSVFTMLLPLDSQPEVNDAELLPPDSEAEAAGYGMLNRSME, from the coding sequence ATGTCAATACGCACACGCCTGACACTTTCATACGTCAGTTTTTTTGCGATTGCGCTGCTGACGCTGCACACCGGATTGTACCTCATCGTGCGCGGCGTGTTGTTGAACAGCGTCGATAACGAACTGCGTCTGGGGGTCGAGGTACTGCGCCGCGGATTTGCCGAGAGCAACCAGACACCCTACGGTTACTTCCGCGACGATCAACTGCGCGCCATTTTGTTGCGCCAGCCGCCGGTGCGCGACTTTGAGGCGACCAGTCTGTACGTTCAGTTTTTCGACGCCGACGGCGATCTCGTTGGTCGTTCACCGAACATCGGCGAAGGAGACCTGGCGGCGGCACTGACGCTCGACGAACAACGGTTCGCCAGGGCGCTCGACGGAGCGGAGCAGATTACGACCGTCGCATACGGCAATGTGCAGATACGCGAGTTGATGGCGCCACTCCGCTTTTTCAACCCGGTCACCCGCCGCGAGGAGACCGTCGGCGTGTTGCAGGTTGCACGGTCGATGGCGGAAATTCAGTACGCGCTGCGCCTTCTCTTTTATGCGCTGACGGTTGGCGGCGTGGTGGTGCTGCTGGCGGCGGCGCGCGGCGGCGCGTGGCTGACGCGCGCCGCATTTCGGCCAATTGATGAAATTGCGCAGACAGCGCAGAGTATCGTGCGCGCCGAGGACCTGAGTCGCCGCATCCCCGTTCCCCCCGCCGCCGATGAATTGCAGCGCCTGACAATTACGGTCAACGATCTGCTGGCGCGGTTGGAAGAACTGTTCAACCATCAGCGCCGTTTTATTGCCGATGTGTCGCACGAACTGCGCACACCGCTGACGGCGATGCAGGGCAACCTCGAAGTGCTGGCGCGTGGCGCAGCGCGCGATCCGCAGTTGCTGAACGAGTCGCTCGATGATATGCGACGCGAAGTTGCCCGCCTGATCCGCATGGTCAACGACCTGCTCCTGTTGGCGCGCAGCGACGCCGGTATTCAGATCCGGCGCGATCCGGTGGAACTTGATACACTCTTGCTTGAAACCCACCGCGAACTCCGACCGCTGGCAGGACAGGTGCAGTTGCGCATTGGCGAAGAGGATCAGGCGGTGGTCATCGGCGACCGCGACCGTATCAAGCAGGCGCTCCTGAATCTTGGCATTAACGCCATTCAGCACACGCCTCCCGGCGGCGTGGTGACGTTGAGCCTCACCATCCGCGATGGGCATGCCGCGCTCAGCGTCGCCGACACGGGATATGGCATCGCGCCACAGGATTTGCCGCACATCTTTGAGCGCTTCTATCGGGCGGATCAGTCGCGTTGCCACAACGGCGGCGGCGCAGGTTTGGGGTTGTCCATTGTTCGCTCGGTGGTCGAGGCGCATGGCGGAAAAGTATTGGTTTCCAGCGAACCGGGCAAAGGGAGTGTGTTTACCATGTTACTACCCCTGGACTCTCAACCAGAAGTGAACGACGCTGAACTGCTCCCCCCCGATTCAGAAGCTGAAGCTGCGGGTTACGGAATGCTGAATCGGTCCATGGAATGA
- a CDS encoding SLC13 family permease, translating to MMLIVFGVLALTIILFASDRLRLDVVALLALLALLLTGILTPAEALAGFSDPIVLIIAGLFIVGAGLFQTGVADALGQQLMRFAGAGEARLIASLMLIVALLSAFLSSTGTVAVFLPVAVSLARRAGVSPAKLLLPLAYGSLIGGLLTLIGTPPNIVVSNQLQAAGRAPFGFFSFTPIGLVMLAIGIGYMITVGRHMLPVRAHLAAASGNGKPMVDPATLLALYDLPGKLARVQIEPSSPLVGQTLAQASLRTRYRINVVDVEPRVRQGATAAPHIADSGVTLQPRDVLLVKGSAEDIARLAREQQMRVLATGVSPDDLITEETGIVELVLTPRSRLIGKSLRETRFQDTYRVLALAILRLGAPLDAPTSQVELRFGDTLLVQGTWERITSLLDERNDFVVVGEVHRPPTKRALTRRAPVALAIMLGMLILISLDILPMVTAVLLAAVAMVLTGCVSMEEGYRAINWESVVLIAGMLPMATALDKTGGLQLMASGLTATLGALGPLALMAGLFTLTALFSQFISNTATTVLMAPIALQAAAELGVSPYPLLMIVAIAASTAFATPIASPVNTLVLGPGDYRFTDFVRVGTPLLALTLIASLVAVPVVFPLWL from the coding sequence ATGATGCTGATTGTCTTTGGAGTGCTGGCGCTGACCATAATCCTGTTCGCCAGTGATCGGCTCCGCCTCGATGTGGTTGCGCTGCTGGCGTTGCTGGCCCTGCTGTTGACGGGAATCCTCACGCCAGCCGAGGCGCTCGCCGGATTTTCCGACCCGATTGTGCTGATCATCGCCGGGTTGTTTATCGTCGGCGCCGGATTGTTTCAAACCGGCGTCGCCGATGCGTTGGGGCAGCAACTGATGCGCTTCGCCGGCGCCGGTGAAGCGCGCCTGATCGCCTCACTGATGCTCATTGTTGCGTTGCTTTCGGCATTTCTCAGTTCAACCGGAACCGTCGCTGTTTTTCTGCCGGTGGCGGTGAGTCTGGCGCGACGCGCCGGCGTCAGCCCGGCGAAACTGCTGCTGCCGCTCGCCTATGGTTCGCTGATCGGGGGCCTGCTGACCCTTATTGGAACGCCACCCAATATCGTCGTCAGCAATCAATTGCAGGCAGCCGGACGCGCGCCGTTCGGGTTCTTTTCCTTTACGCCGATTGGACTCGTGATGCTGGCGATCGGCATTGGGTACATGATTACCGTCGGGCGACACATGTTGCCCGTGCGCGCGCACCTTGCGGCTGCGTCAGGAAACGGCAAACCAATGGTCGATCCGGCGACATTGCTGGCATTGTACGACCTCCCCGGCAAACTGGCGCGCGTGCAGATCGAGCCTTCGTCGCCGCTGGTTGGTCAAACGCTGGCACAGGCGAGTTTACGCACCCGCTACCGCATCAATGTCGTGGACGTTGAGCCACGTGTTCGCCAGGGGGCAACTGCCGCGCCACACATCGCCGATTCGGGTGTAACGCTGCAACCGAGGGATGTGCTGCTGGTCAAAGGCTCGGCGGAGGATATTGCGCGGCTGGCAAGGGAACAGCAAATGCGCGTGCTGGCGACCGGCGTCAGCCCTGACGATCTGATCACCGAGGAAACCGGCATTGTGGAACTGGTGCTGACGCCACGCTCACGCTTGATCGGGAAGTCGCTGCGCGAGACGCGCTTCCAGGACACCTATCGGGTGCTGGCGCTGGCAATTCTGCGATTGGGCGCGCCGCTCGATGCCCCAACATCACAGGTGGAACTGCGATTTGGCGACACGTTGCTGGTTCAGGGAACATGGGAACGGATCACCTCGCTACTCGATGAACGCAACGATTTTGTGGTTGTCGGCGAGGTGCATCGTCCACCGACAAAACGCGCTCTAACCCGACGCGCCCCCGTTGCGCTGGCAATCATGCTGGGCATGCTGATTCTCATTTCGCTCGATATACTGCCCATGGTGACCGCCGTGCTGCTTGCCGCCGTCGCTATGGTGCTGACCGGCTGCGTGTCGATGGAAGAAGGGTATCGGGCGATCAACTGGGAAAGCGTTGTGCTGATTGCCGGAATGCTGCCGATGGCGACAGCGCTCGACAAGACCGGCGGATTGCAACTGATGGCGAGTGGGTTGACAGCAACGCTCGGCGCACTGGGTCCGCTAGCGCTTATGGCGGGGCTGTTCACGCTCACGGCGCTCTTCAGTCAGTTCATTTCCAACACTGCAACCACCGTGCTGATGGCGCCGATCGCGTTGCAGGCTGCCGCAGAACTCGGCGTCTCTCCCTACCCGCTGCTCATGATCGTCGCCATAGCCGCATCGACCGCCTTCGCCACCCCAATTGCCTCGCCGGTCAACACGCTGGTGCTCGGACCGGGGGATTACCGCTTCACCGATTTTGTGCGGGTCGGAACGCCGCTGCTCGCGCTGACGTTGATCGCGTCGCTCGTGGCTGTGCCGGTGGTGTTTCCGCTATGGTTGTAG